A stretch of DNA from Lotus japonicus ecotype B-129 chromosome 4, LjGifu_v1.2:
ATTAAAGATTTGTACAAGACAATatgaaaacaataaaaagtTGCTTTCCAAGGTTCATACACacatttaaaacaaaaaaatgacaaaataCAAGGCAGCACTTGGTAAATAAAAGGGAAAATAAGAAATGGAAAGAGGAGACATTTTATAAAACCAAAGAAATCCTGAATAAACCAACTATGACCAGATGAATTGGACATATATCCATATTCATTTTAACTGCAGCATAACTTTCCATTATCCTCAATGTGATAGCATTGACAATTAACTAAACTGACATGTTTGATGGAACTTGCAACTTACTGGAGGAAGGAATGGTGCATATCCAGCTCTTGGATAGTACCACTTGGCGATATTAGCATCAATTTCCATAGATGCAAAATCAATCcattgttcaatttgagcctgGTACATTAAAACATGAGCACATCAGATAATAGAATTATCATAGGAACACAAACATCCTTTTCAGAAAGTAAAATACACAGCATGAATTACACCAATGATAATCATATGACAAATTTGAAGGACAAGACAAGACTTACATATTCAATCAAAGAAGACCCATACAAAGTGTTGTCATCCTTTGATCGAGCAACTGCAGCAAACCAGTAATGTTAATAAAAAAACCACAACAACCTCCCATGCATGACAACAAAGGTATGACAATATGATTGAATTAGCTTTGGTAAACTCTTAAATCATGGCATTATGGTTCCCAAAGCTAAAGCAGacaaactgaaaaaaaaattacttaccATAACGAGCAATAGCATTGCTCTCAAATACAGGGCCATCTGGGGTTTCCAACACTGGGACCTGaaagaataaataattatttaagtaCAAGGTGAGACATCTAACTCAGGTAAATCAATATATGTGAAGCTATGGATATAGATATAATACCTTTCCAATAGGATTCATTTTGAGAAATTCGGGAGTCTTGTTAGAAACACCCATCTCGAAATTTGGGGCCAACTCAACTTGCACACCAGCATACTCTGCTGCAATGAGTGCCTTGTAGGCATTTTTGTTTGATTTCCCTGCATGCAAAATCTACAGAACGAACAAACAATTAGATAAAAGAAAAACGAATCAAGTGTGAAATCCAGAAAAGTACACACAGCATAAATCGATCGGAGCAAAAACGCAGTGAATTGTGATTGCACTCACCAGCGACATGGCTCCAAGTTAAGATGCGCAGCGCACTCTTACGCTAAGATCTGAACCTGCTAATCAAACATAATCAAGAAATTAAGCAAGATTCAAAGTCCGTGAAGCTAACAAGAGAATCAATCAGAGACAAACATAATTGAAGACACAACATGGTGGAGTGGGGTGGACGAAGAAGATCCAATTGAGATTGTGAATGGAAAAACGCTAAGTTAGATGAAAACCCTAGTTCGTAAAGCAGAATCAATTCGAGATTTCGATTTTGAATGAGATTGTTGTGTACATGCAACCCTAAAAGCATGATTGACATTGATAGAGGAAGAAAAGCGTGTTCACCTGGTGAGGTTCGTGGGGAAGAAGCACGATCAGGATTCAGAAGAGTGAGTTGGGCGCTGAGAGGAGTGAAGGCAACAAGGTTGATAAGAGGTCGGGTTTGCCGACTAGGGTTTCTTGAAGGCTTTATCTCCAAGTCTTGTTCTCGCTTTGGGCCTTTTGGGCCTCTCTTGTAATGTATCCAACCCTCAACCAAAAATATATCTTTATGAATTATTTAAGAATATCATTGATATTgattcagtttttattttaaaaatcaagATTTTTGCAATCTATTGATTAAGATACATAACTTTCGAAAAAGAGATAatgagttttttaaaaaaaagagataatGAAATAACTTCATGATATTCAATAATCCTTTTCAATAGGATAACCCAAGTTTATTAACACATTTTTATTGGACAAAAAACTCCAACTCTCTCTTCCTAAAAATAATTTAAGTGATAGGTATCTATGCAATTCTCTTTATATGTTTATGTTTATATATGGGGCAAGGCCGGATCTGCATGATAATTAATAGGACCCGCCCAGCAATAAGCACGGATCAGTCGCTGAACTGCTAGGCTAGGGCTTTGAGGGGCAACCCAGCACACCCATCGACATACTATATCATGATAGGGCAAGCCAACCCCTAGTTATGGGGTCTGTCCACACCGTTAAGGATTAAATTTAGAATATTTTCTTGTAAGGACTCTTGAGCCGATGATATATGAGACATAAGAGTCCAATTAGGTTGAGAAAGATTCCCCACTATAAAAGGAGggattattcaaaaaaaaaatggaggcATTTTCCTTATAATGAAGGTTGGATTATTATTAATCGTGGCAACTTGAGAGTGTAAAAGAAGGAGAGATATTCAAGGGAAATCTCTCAAACTTCTACAAAAACTatcatttaaaattttcaaaattattattaaaatttgaTTTATAATAACATATTAGCACTAGAATTGTAAAAATATTgctaattttcaaaaatatgtattatttttaattgttaATATAGTCAAACACATAGTAATTTATAATAAAGTTTATATGTAAAAGTTACAAACATAAATTAGAGATATTTGGCCATTGATAAAATTTTATGAGGGTATTATGCTCTCTTCTTTTTTGTTCCAGAGAATCAAAATGCACCATTCGCCAAGCTTTTTGTCATGTTTTgttccatcttaaaaatataaacgAAAGAGAGCACATATGTTTTGTTTGAATAAAAGCTCCAAGAGACCAATACCATGTCATTGGCGAGTTGCTCTGGGAATCGACGGAATTTAAGAATTTTGTTTCAATAGCTACTGGTTACAAGATTTGATTCGGCATTCTTGAGAGTGTAAATTACACTTAATATATACAGAGAGATGTACACACAACAGAACTCTTTCTTCCTTTCTTAAATTTACTGGTGAGAAAATTCAACAGTGGAAAACTTCCGGACCTTATTGAGGAAAACAAGGTCAGAAAAGCAGCTATGCATGCCATTCCTCAGTCGAAAAACTTGGGTTTCCTTTCCTCAGTCCAGTGAAAAAGCTCCACTGCAATACCTGAAATATTCAACAACAACGAAGTAAGAGACAATTCATCTTTTCAGTCAGCTTCAGGAGCATCAAAACTCCTGTAGTACCAAAGTCTCTATGCTCTCACTTATAAGGATTTGATATTTAGAAAATGAGATAAGGAAAAACTAGCCAATTATAAGACATGTACCATTATTTTAGTGAAGGGAGTACATGATACAATACTGTAGATTATTCCCAGTTTAGGGATGAATACTCGGGTCTGCCAAGTATTTTTTATATCAGGGAAGAGTATTTCTTCATCTAGGTTAAAACAGAACAGAACTCATTGGCTTGAAATCTGAAATATTATGAGGTTTTTTCCTCTTTGCTTGTTTTCTTGGCTTTGTTACATTATAAGAAGAATAGGGGTAGTGCCGTAGTGGTGTGTTTgagtaaacaacttaattaagcgcttatgacaagctaatttgaaaataaatcgGAAATAAGTAATGGATAAGCAGaaactcctatttataagcaaatctaaagagattatgaaaataagctcaaaaaacTTATAgtaggtcataagctatttgcataagctcttccaaacacttGAATAAGCGTTTTTGCTATAAGATAaagctcaaataagcttttCCAAACAGGGCCTAACAATATATGCATGAGAAGTAAACTACTAAAGCACATTAATGATAGGAAACCAGTTGGATACCTGTTGCTAAACTTTTCAACAGCATCTGAGGCATATAGAAGGGTTTCATTAGCTTTCTCTAGAACAATGTATAGCTCCTTCCCTCTAGTGACTCGAGAAATAACCCAGGCATTATTTTTTGCTCTGATGCACACCTCTAGATCTTTCTCACTACTACGGCTATCTAGCTTCGCCCAACTTTTCTCCAACTCAACCTCTTGTCTGAGCTTATTCATAGCAAACAAGGACTCCTGCACCAGGCACAAAAATGAACCAGAGCTTAGATGTTTTCAGCTAATTCACACGCAAAGAGAGCATTAGTGAAAAGTGATAATTGTATTATAGTGCCATCCACAAAGCAGCGCCATTAGAAGTCTGACCTCTAGAAGTTGAACTTGAATAACAAGTCATATCTTTCGATTTATAAAATGCATTTCAAACATTATTGGTTAAATGGGGCGAAAAAAGTTAATGGAAAAAGGGAACCAGAACACAGCTCAATGCCAACACCACACCTTAGTCAAAGTTGTGACTTTTGTTGCAGGAGAAGCCCTGGATACATTTCTATCACCATCCACTAGTAAATAACGGTACCCGCTGACATGATACGCATTCTCACCACCCCATCCTTTGGATAGTTTCTCTTCAACTTTCATTATCTTAAGTGATGCCTGATGTATTCAGCAAAGAAAAAGTAGATGCTCAGAGAAAAAGATATGACTACTAGATATTCCAAATTAAATTTCCTATGCTTAAAACTGAAGAACCATTGTGCATTGTTGATCAACAAGAATATAAGATTCTCAAGCAGATTAAATTGGAATCCTGATCAGTAATGAATATTTAGAAccagataaaaaaaatgagcaCTATAAACCAACAGCAAACCCTAAAGAGTACTATAGAAATTGCAATATAGTATTCTGCCAGTTGAGCACACAAGATAGTAGACGTGTCAGCATCTCCTCAGCAGGGTACCAGGCATTTGAACTTCAATTAATTATTAGTATAACAAAAATAAGCACAAatagtttattttcttttctgaagtACTAAAGTATCATCCTTGTATAGCcaacatcaatatcaataaGTGGTTCATCAGACAACCATTGATCCTATTTTTCCGATTCTCCACAGCTTCAACACTTCACATGAAATCACTAAACCAACTATATCAGGGGGACACTAATGCAAGTATGCGACAAAGCATGGATTTCTATTGTATAAAGAATCTATGAACATTTATTAAATACTTTCCTCAAATATATGCCATCATATATACTGTCTGCTATCAAAATAATAATGCTTTACCTAAATTAACACAAAAATAGAACAGAAAAACAACAGAATGCGACTACATTACAGAAGCAGAATAATCCACAATCCCCTCTTAATGAAATACTCTTTCATGTTTGTCACTAATGGAACCACAAATAAATCTTGTATATGCTATTAAATTGAACTCGGTAATAATACAAGATACACGGGTAAGTAATTCCCTGTGACTTGGGTAAAGATAACCCTACAGCAAAAAGGAGTTCTGTCAGGGGACTCTAGCATGCAAGGAGTTTGACAGGGTCATAGGGACTGGTATTTTATTACACATAATCAGAAAAATCTCCCTTGTCTACAACACTACATAACTTTGAGGGTCTGCAAACCTCCTGCCCAAAGGCCCCAATTCTCAATGACTAGATATCTCTCCCTCTTAAACCCCCTTCTTCTTTATAGGACACACGCATTATTTCTCTAAATACCCAGCCCCCAACTAGCTTACTAACAAATGCTAACAGATATGAAATGACACCAGATAATTATCCCAACTAACTAACTCAGGGTTTACCTCTCAGGGTTCAACCCAACAGGAAAGTTTAATGGAACAAAAACACGACAATATTCTGTTTCCCTATGCATGGTTCATATTATGTGTAAAAGTAATGATAATTCATAAGGAAACTGACATTTTCTAGAACTTGCTGCTTCACTGCCGACACACCTTGCTCCCCATTAGGTATGGAAGATACAGGAATGAGAAGCATCAAAGTAAGACTTCTATGCTGATAAGCACAGAGATACATTCTCTCTCCAGTCTGTTGAAGCAAAACTGTTGGGGTGGCAAACACCCAAGTACCAACCTCTGCACCCCATAAATCAGTGACAAGATAACCATCTTTTCCTTTGGACCACTTGTCACGCTGTAAGGGACGCACAACAAGATGATGGTCATCTATACCAGGGGATATATTAGATGAGCCATAAAAACTTTCAGACACAGTGCTTGGATGGGCCACGTTAGACTCCGTAGCAACATTAGATGCAGTGTTTCCTTTCCGTAAGTATGACCAAGAACTTGCCCCAGAAGATAGAGCATGCGGAGTCAACCTTAGCACAGCGTATGTGAATAAATTTATGGTATCATCCTGAAAAAAGAGTCAACAGTAGTAACACAATGAATGACCAAGCAACTTGCCTAATCAAATTTTTTGTCATAAGAAAATTGTATTTGAAAGCTAAATCATACAGGAGATAGTGTTGTAGACACCAGCAGGTCTTGAAACAAAATCATAGAGTAGCAGGCAGTGTTTCCAGCAGAGGATTCGAGCACACTGATAAGCGACTGTCAAAACAAGAAATCAACAAGTGGAATTTCATAAACAAGCCAaactttaataaaaaaaagtagcTGTAAGATTGTTAGTAGCTTATGTGGACAGTGGGATGAAAATGCACAATCACTTAATGATAAGAATCTGAAGCTTTAAAaaactttcaaaaataaaattgcaaaaTAGAAATTCTGAAGCTCTACAGTCCTATTTTTGGCTaatgtttgtattttttatatCACTGGTTAAAACTTATCTAACCTGAACCTCAATGGCAGCCTCCCGACCTATTGTCAACATCTGCGCAGTTCCACATTCCTTTAAGCAATCACGGAATGAAGGTAATAGGAGCTTTTTCCCCGCAAAAAAATCTGCCTCAAAGAGAAAATGAAGGTTTGAGAGACAGCTACTTGAGCATAATGAGGTAGCAAGATCCAAAGGAAACCATTTGAGACAGCAACTTCACCATTACCACAGCAGCAATAATCCGACGGAGACGGCTTTTTACATGCTGACAATTATGACTTACAATGAAATAGTTTGAATCATAACTCTAATGACAAATGATGATTTATCAAATTGACAATTCACATGCGTGGTCTGGTATGATGACTTACCCCTCAGATAATCCATGATAAAGGAATGCAAATGACGTCTTATTAGACCTCCAGCAGGTTCTTTGTCCAGCATTGTTCTTATAGATCCATGAAACATGACAAAAAGTGAGTGAATTTCCTT
This window harbors:
- the LOC130711215 gene encoding vacuolar fusion protein CCZ1 homolog B-like isoform X3 — protein: MGLSSNSNSNESTEICIFDLRRGQHEGQELDKILFFFPAGLPFSKQLSLIGLSEGLITFTRIFSPEAACEVIEAERHSHVFYEPEPDIWMVMVVEKTNDTEPIWRDDALRKLLKEIHSLFVMFHGSIRTMLDKEPAGGLIRRHLHSFIMDYLRDFFAGKKLLLPSFRDCLKECGTAQMLTIGREAAIEVQSLISVLESSAGNTACYSMILFQDLLVSTTLSPDDTINLFTYAVLRLTPHALSSGASSWSYLRKGNTASNVATESNVAHPSTVSESFYGSSNISPGIDDHHLVVRPLQRDKWSKGKDGYLVTDLWGAEVGTWVFATPTVLLQQTGERMYLCAYQHRSLTLMLLIPVSSIPNGEQGVSAVKQQVLENASLKIMKVEEKLSKGWGGENAYHVSGYRYLLVDGDRNVSRASPATKVTTLTKESLFAMNKLRQEVELEKSWAKLDSRSSEKDLEVCIRAKNNAWVISRVTRGKELYIVLEKANETLLYASDAVEKFSNRYCSGAFSLD
- the LOC130711215 gene encoding vacuolar fusion protein CCZ1 homolog B-like isoform X2 → MGLSSNSNSNESTEICIFDLRRGQHEGQELDKILFFFPAGLPFSKQLSLIGLSEGLITFTRIFSPEAACEVIEAERHSHVFYEPEPDIWMVMVVEKTNDTEPIWRDDALRKLLKEIHSLFVMFHGSIRTMLDKEPAGGLIRRHLHSFIMDYLRACKKPSPSDYCCCDFFAGKKLLLPSFRDCLKECGTAQMLTIGREAAIEVQSLISVLESSAGNTACYSMILFQDLLVSTTLSPDDTINLFTYAVLRLTPHALSSGASSWSYLRKGNTASNVATESNVAHPSTVSESFYGSSNISPGIDDHHLVVRPLQRDKWSKGKDGYLVTDLWGAEVGTWVFATPTVLLQQTGERMYLCAYQHRSLTLMLLIPVSSIPNGEQGVSAVKQQVLENASLKIMKVEEKLSKGWGGENAYHVSGYRYLLVDGDRNVSRASPATKVTTLTKESLFAMNKLRQEVELEKSWAKLDSRSSEKDLEVCIRAKNNAWVISRVTRGKELYIVLEKANETLLYASDAVEKFSNRYCSGAFSLD
- the LOC130711215 gene encoding vacuolar fusion protein CCZ1 homolog B-like isoform X1, producing MGLSSNSNSNESTEICIFDLRRGQHEGQELDKILFFFPAGLPFSKQLSLIGLSEGLITFTRIFSPEAACEVIEAERHSHVFYEPEPDIWMVMVVEKTNDTEPIWRDDALRKLLKEIHSLFVMFHGSIRTMLDKEPAGGLIRRHLHSFIMDYLRACKKPSPSDYCCCGNDFFAGKKLLLPSFRDCLKECGTAQMLTIGREAAIEVQSLISVLESSAGNTACYSMILFQDLLVSTTLSPDDTINLFTYAVLRLTPHALSSGASSWSYLRKGNTASNVATESNVAHPSTVSESFYGSSNISPGIDDHHLVVRPLQRDKWSKGKDGYLVTDLWGAEVGTWVFATPTVLLQQTGERMYLCAYQHRSLTLMLLIPVSSIPNGEQGVSAVKQQVLENASLKIMKVEEKLSKGWGGENAYHVSGYRYLLVDGDRNVSRASPATKVTTLTKESLFAMNKLRQEVELEKSWAKLDSRSSEKDLEVCIRAKNNAWVISRVTRGKELYIVLEKANETLLYASDAVEKFSNRYCSGAFSLD